The following coding sequences lie in one Thermodesulforhabdus norvegica genomic window:
- the rplL gene encoding 50S ribosomal protein L7/L12 → MAEITKEDVIKFIENMTVLELSELVKELEERFGVTAAAPVAVAAAVPAGAAPAEAAPAEEEKTEFTVVLTGVGDKKIQVIKEIRAITNLGLKEAKELVENVPSTVKEGISKEEAEEIAKKLQEAGATVEIK, encoded by the coding sequence ATGGCAGAGATTACCAAAGAAGATGTAATAAAGTTCATCGAGAACATGACGGTTCTTGAACTCAGCGAACTCGTAAAGGAGCTGGAAGAGCGTTTCGGTGTGACCGCCGCGGCTCCGGTGGCCGTTGCCGCCGCGGTTCCTGCTGGAGCAGCTCCTGCTGAAGCAGCTCCTGCCGAAGAAGAAAAGACCGAGTTTACGGTGGTGCTTACCGGTGTGGGAGATAAGAAGATTCAGGTGATCAAAGAAATCCGTGCCATAACAAACCTGGGTCTCAAAGAAGCCAAGGAACTCGTCGAGAATGTACCTTCTACGGTTAAAGAAGGAATTTCCAAAGAGGAAGCCGAAGAGATCGCCAAGAAACTGCAGGAAGCCGGAGCCACCGTAGAAATTAAGTAG
- the rpoB gene encoding DNA-directed RNA polymerase subunit beta produces MATALTHEYRVRKNFGKIRQILEIPYLIEMQKSSYDQFLQMDVPPEKREKKGLQEVFTSVFPIEDISGSARLEFVSYSFGEIKYDVQECIARGMTYGAPLKLLVRLVVYDVDKETGQREIRDIKEQEIYFGNLPIMTEKGTFIINGTERVVVSQLQRSPGIFFDHDKGKSHVSGKVLYAARIIPLRGSWLDFEFDHKDILYVKIDRRRKFPVTVLLKALGYSTEDLLHYFYESEQVRLIDRERAEKVLTEVLTGSRVTEDIVHPETGEVILKKGRKLGKQTIKKLHELGISAIPLSTSELIGEVLAHDVIDFSTGEIIAECNDVITEELLDEMFRRNIREFTVLHISGPNVSPSLRMTLLQDKGIDSREDALAEIYRKMRPGNPVTREAAEEYLHNLFFNPDTYDLSEVGRLKLNIQLGLDVPLDQRTLRREDILEAVKRLIWLKDTQGPVDDIDNLGNRRVRPVGELLENQYRIGLVRMERAIKERMIVQEVETLMPHDLINAKPVTSVVKEFFGTSQLSQFMDQTNPLSEITHKRRLSALGPGGLTRERAGFEVRDVHTTHYGRICPIETPEGPNIGLIVSLATYARVNRYGFIETPYRKVENGKVLDEVVYLTAMDEKDYPIAQANAPLDEENRFINEHVTARRGGEYVLVPREEVKYMDVSPNQVVSVSSSLIPFLEHDDANRALMGSNMQRQAVPLIQTRAPLVGTGIERVVARDSGITTVARRDGIVEYVDATRIVVRADEPDETGSVVDIYRLMKFQRSNQNTCFNQKPLVRRGDRIVKGQIIADGPSTDHGELALGRNVMVAFMSWGGYNFEDSILVSERIVKEDIFTSIHIEEFEVLARDTKLGKEEITRDIPNVGEDQLKNLDESGIVRIGAYVRPNDILVGKVTPKGETQLTPEERLLRAIFGEKASDVKDTSLRVPPGVEGIVIDARVFSRRGLEKDQRTQKIEDAEVAKLQKDMRDEVEIIRRMTVKELARVLQGRTSGVTIKDGQVTYVKKGDPLTEEILSEMSPFLWKKIVPAEDPQLSLEIERIYNDYQSQVDRVRDLFEKKIEKIRSGDELPPGVLKMVKVYVAVKRKLQVGDKMAGRHGNKGVVSRILPVEDMPYFADGTPVDIVLNPLGVPSRMNVGQILETHLGWAAKGLGEQLARLIEEYKERETIEQKLKRIYSQLEFDKYFKDATDEELKALVPQFREGVHIASPVFDGAKEDEIREFLKEAGLPETGQTILYDGRTGEPFDTPVTVGIMYMLKLHHLVDDKIHARSIGPYSLVTQQPLGGKAQFGGQRLGEMEVWTMEAYGAAYALQEFLTVKSDDVPGRTRMYGKIVKGDNTLEAGIPESFKVMTKELQALALDFRTLEEVEDEEE; encoded by the coding sequence ATGGCAACGGCTTTGACCCATGAATATAGGGTAAGAAAGAATTTCGGGAAAATACGCCAGATTCTGGAAATACCCTACCTCATTGAGATGCAGAAGTCCAGCTATGACCAGTTCCTGCAGATGGACGTTCCTCCGGAAAAGCGAGAAAAGAAAGGACTACAGGAAGTATTTACTTCGGTTTTTCCAATAGAAGACATATCGGGTTCTGCAAGGCTTGAGTTCGTTTCTTACTCCTTCGGCGAGATTAAATACGATGTTCAGGAATGTATAGCAAGAGGTATGACCTACGGTGCTCCGCTGAAACTGCTCGTGCGCCTGGTTGTCTATGATGTGGACAAAGAAACCGGCCAGCGCGAAATACGGGACATCAAAGAACAGGAGATTTACTTCGGAAACCTTCCGATAATGACGGAAAAGGGTACTTTTATTATAAACGGGACGGAAAGGGTTGTTGTCAGTCAGCTCCAGAGGTCTCCCGGTATATTCTTCGATCACGATAAGGGCAAAAGTCACGTAAGCGGGAAGGTTCTTTATGCCGCCCGGATAATTCCTCTGAGAGGTTCGTGGCTGGATTTTGAATTCGACCATAAAGATATTCTCTATGTAAAAATCGATCGCCGCCGTAAATTTCCCGTAACGGTTTTGCTCAAGGCTCTGGGCTACAGCACGGAGGATCTGCTCCATTACTTCTACGAAAGTGAACAGGTCCGCCTTATAGACCGTGAAAGAGCCGAGAAAGTTCTCACCGAGGTACTTACGGGTAGCAGGGTAACCGAAGATATCGTTCATCCCGAAACCGGTGAGGTGATTCTTAAAAAAGGGCGCAAACTGGGGAAGCAAACCATAAAAAAGCTCCATGAACTTGGTATATCTGCCATACCTCTGAGTACCTCGGAGCTTATAGGAGAAGTCCTTGCTCATGATGTGATCGACTTTTCTACGGGAGAAATCATTGCCGAATGTAACGATGTGATAACGGAAGAGTTGCTCGATGAGATGTTTCGTCGAAACATCCGGGAGTTTACGGTTTTGCATATAAGCGGGCCCAATGTGAGTCCTTCTCTCAGGATGACCCTTCTTCAGGACAAGGGTATAGACTCGCGTGAAGACGCTCTTGCGGAAATTTACCGGAAAATGAGACCCGGAAATCCGGTTACCCGTGAAGCCGCCGAAGAATACCTCCACAATCTGTTCTTCAATCCCGATACCTACGATCTTTCCGAAGTAGGAAGGCTCAAACTGAACATCCAGCTGGGATTGGATGTTCCTTTGGATCAGAGAACCCTTCGTAGAGAAGATATCCTTGAAGCCGTAAAGCGACTTATCTGGTTGAAGGATACTCAGGGGCCTGTTGACGATATCGATAATCTGGGCAATCGCCGGGTAAGACCTGTGGGTGAATTGCTGGAGAATCAGTACCGTATAGGGCTTGTTCGTATGGAACGGGCCATAAAAGAACGCATGATCGTACAGGAAGTGGAAACCCTCATGCCCCACGACCTGATAAACGCCAAGCCCGTAACTTCCGTGGTAAAAGAATTCTTCGGCACAAGCCAGCTCTCTCAGTTCATGGATCAGACGAATCCGCTTTCCGAAATTACCCATAAGAGAAGGCTCAGTGCTCTAGGGCCGGGTGGTCTTACGAGAGAACGCGCAGGCTTTGAGGTTCGCGACGTTCACACCACTCACTACGGCAGGATATGCCCGATAGAAACCCCGGAAGGCCCCAACATCGGGCTTATTGTGTCTCTGGCTACCTATGCCCGGGTTAACAGGTACGGCTTTATCGAAACGCCTTATCGGAAGGTGGAAAACGGCAAGGTACTCGATGAGGTCGTGTATCTGACGGCTATGGACGAAAAAGACTATCCCATAGCCCAGGCCAATGCCCCTCTTGATGAGGAAAACCGATTTATAAATGAACACGTGACGGCTCGTAGAGGTGGCGAATACGTTCTGGTGCCTCGTGAAGAAGTAAAGTACATGGACGTGTCGCCCAACCAGGTTGTAAGTGTTTCGTCTTCATTGATCCCCTTCCTTGAGCATGATGATGCAAACCGTGCTCTGATGGGATCCAACATGCAACGTCAGGCCGTCCCGCTTATTCAGACCAGGGCTCCGCTTGTTGGGACCGGAATTGAAAGGGTTGTTGCAAGAGATAGCGGTATTACAACGGTGGCCCGACGCGATGGGATTGTTGAGTACGTGGATGCTACCCGCATTGTTGTTCGTGCCGACGAACCCGACGAAACCGGTAGCGTTGTTGACATCTACAGACTGATGAAGTTCCAGAGATCCAACCAGAACACATGCTTCAATCAAAAGCCCCTGGTCAGGCGAGGGGATCGAATTGTAAAGGGCCAGATCATTGCGGACGGACCGTCTACGGATCATGGAGAACTCGCCCTTGGCCGCAATGTTATGGTGGCCTTCATGAGCTGGGGCGGATACAATTTTGAGGATTCAATCCTGGTAAGCGAAAGGATTGTCAAAGAGGATATATTCACATCAATTCATATTGAAGAATTTGAGGTTCTCGCCAGGGATACCAAGCTTGGCAAGGAAGAGATCACGAGAGACATACCCAATGTGGGAGAAGATCAGCTCAAAAACCTGGATGAAAGCGGTATCGTTCGAATCGGTGCTTACGTTCGTCCAAACGATATACTCGTCGGGAAGGTAACCCCTAAAGGAGAAACGCAGCTCACGCCTGAAGAACGGTTACTGAGGGCGATCTTCGGCGAGAAAGCAAGCGATGTAAAGGACACGTCCTTAAGAGTGCCTCCGGGGGTTGAGGGTATCGTGATCGATGCCCGAGTGTTCTCAAGGCGTGGTCTTGAAAAGGATCAGAGGACCCAGAAGATAGAGGATGCGGAGGTTGCCAAGCTCCAGAAGGATATGCGCGATGAGGTGGAGATAATACGGAGAATGACCGTGAAGGAGCTGGCCCGGGTTCTTCAGGGGCGCACTTCCGGAGTAACCATCAAAGACGGTCAGGTGACCTATGTCAAAAAGGGCGATCCCCTTACGGAAGAGATCCTCTCTGAGATGAGCCCGTTTTTGTGGAAAAAGATAGTTCCTGCCGAAGATCCTCAGTTGAGCCTGGAGATTGAGCGGATATACAACGACTATCAGAGTCAGGTGGACAGGGTGCGCGACCTCTTTGAGAAAAAGATTGAAAAGATCCGGAGCGGTGATGAATTGCCTCCGGGTGTGCTGAAGATGGTCAAGGTTTACGTTGCCGTAAAACGCAAACTTCAGGTCGGTGACAAGATGGCCGGAAGGCACGGAAACAAGGGTGTGGTATCTCGGATCCTTCCGGTTGAAGATATGCCCTACTTTGCAGACGGCACTCCCGTCGATATCGTGCTGAATCCTCTTGGTGTGCCTTCTCGTATGAACGTCGGACAGATTCTTGAAACACATCTGGGGTGGGCTGCCAAGGGACTTGGTGAACAGCTTGCAAGGCTTATTGAAGAGTATAAGGAAAGGGAAACAATAGAGCAGAAGCTCAAACGGATATACAGTCAACTTGAATTTGATAAGTACTTCAAAGATGCAACTGATGAGGAGCTTAAGGCTCTTGTTCCGCAGTTTCGCGAAGGTGTTCATATTGCTTCTCCGGTTTTTGACGGTGCTAAGGAAGACGAGATCAGAGAATTTCTTAAAGAAGCCGGACTTCCGGAAACAGGACAAACAATACTTTATGACGGTCGCACTGGCGAGCCCTTTGATACCCCGGTCACCGTTGGAATAATGTACATGTTGAAGTTGCATCATCTTGTGGATGACAAGATTCACGCTCGTTCTATCGGGCCTTATTCCCTTGTCACTCAGCAACCCCTCGGCGGAAAAGCCCAGTTTGGTGGTCAGCGGCTCGGAGAAATGGAAGTCTGGACGATGGAAGCCTATGGTGCGGCTTATGCTCTTCAGGAGTTTCTAACCGTCAAATCCGATGACGTGCCTGGTAGGACCAGGATGTACGGAAAGATCGTAAAGGGTGACAACACCCTTGAAGCGGGAATTCCCGAATCCTTTAAGGTTATGACAAAAGAGCTGCAGGCTCTGGCTCTGGATTTTCGCACTCTTGAAGAGGTTGAAGACGAAGAAGAGTAG